A single Pan troglodytes isolate AG18354 chromosome 19, NHGRI_mPanTro3-v2.0_pri, whole genome shotgun sequence DNA region contains:
- the PSMB3 gene encoding proteasome subunit beta type-3, whose translation MSIMSYNGGAVMAMKGKNCVAIAADRRFGIQAQMVTTDFQKIFPMGDRLYIGLAGLATDVQTVAQRLKFRLNLYELKEGRQIKPYTLMSMVANLLYEKRFGPYYTEPVIAGLDPKTFKPFICSLDLIGCPMVTDDFVVSGTCAEQMYGMCESLWEPNMDPDHLFETISQAMLNAVDRDAVSGMGVIVHIIEKDKITTRTLKARMD comes from the exons ATG TCTATTATGTCCTATAACGGAGGGGCCGTCATGGCCATGAAGGGGAAGAACTGTGTGGCCATCGCTGCAGACCGGCGCTTCGGGATCCAGGCCCAGATGGTGACCACGGACTTCCAGAAGATCTTTCCCATGGGTGACCGGCTGTACATCGGTCTGGCCGGGCTCGCCACTGACGTCCAGACAGT TGCCCAGCGCCTCAAGTTCCGGCTGAACCTGTATGAGTTGAAGGAAGGTCGGCAGATCAAACCTTATACCCTCATGAGCATGGTGGCCAACCTCTTGTATGAGAAACG GTTTGGCCCTTACTACACTGAGCCAGTCATTGCCGGGTTGGACCCGAAGACCTTTAAGCCCTTCATTTGCTCTCTAGACCTCATCGGCTGCCCCATGGTGACTGATGACTTTGTGGTCAGTGGCACCTGCGCCGAACAAATGTACGGAATGTGTGAGTCCCTCTGGGAGCCCAACATG GATCCGGATCACCTGTTTGAAACCATCTCCCAAGCCATGCTGAATGCTGTGGACCGGGATGCAGTGTCAGGCATGGGAGTCATTGTCCACATCAT